One genomic window of Moorella glycerini includes the following:
- a CDS encoding Hsp20/alpha crystallin family protein, whose translation MLQPQNWSVPAMTPRGWTAAPADVLVPPVDVLESNNDLIYIFAIPGARPEDVRVEVRQQALEIEGHASLPDGGQYVYRYQEWPAGRFYRFLPLPPEIDAEQAAASFNQGLLTVRFPKTARGRQIVINVQAPVEQQGQEKTAVSQPGSPGRTPLI comes from the coding sequence ATGCTCCAGCCGCAGAACTGGTCTGTACCGGCAATGACGCCGCGCGGGTGGACGGCCGCCCCGGCTGATGTGCTGGTACCGCCAGTTGATGTCCTGGAAAGCAATAATGACCTGATCTACATATTTGCCATCCCCGGAGCCCGGCCGGAAGATGTCCGGGTAGAGGTCCGCCAGCAGGCCCTGGAGATTGAAGGCCACGCTTCCCTGCCTGATGGCGGCCAGTACGTCTACCGTTACCAGGAGTGGCCGGCAGGCAGGTTCTACCGCTTCCTGCCCCTGCCACCGGAAATAGACGCTGAGCAGGCGGCAGCCAGTTTCAACCAGGGCCTTCTGACGGTGCGTTTTCCCAAAACAGCCCGCGGCCGGCAGATAGTCATTAACGTGCAGGCGCCGGTAGAGCAGCAGGGGCAGGAGAAAACAGCAGTCAGTCAACCCGGTTCGCCGGGGCGTACCCCTTTAATTTAA
- a CDS encoding Hsp20/alpha crystallin family protein: MYINNMNPGLGMGMQSGIAGFSGFPGSAVINYSFVPTATGWRAGAGTGFPAMSLSYNPALGWHTDIQAGPYSAMGYWGGLGQSMISAFNPAMISGQFPGMMGGFAPVSLGMAQPLASGFPGMAGGLGMTSAIAPSSGMMQPRIELAETNSDVVVTAELPNINPNNLQLTVTDDSLSISALAISGGMTTSLHRTVALPCSVRAEHVDATYSNGILEARLPKSDLTARRRVKVNVTG; this comes from the coding sequence ATGTACATCAACAACATGAATCCCGGCCTGGGAATGGGGATGCAGAGCGGAATCGCCGGTTTCTCCGGCTTCCCCGGCAGTGCGGTGATCAATTATAGCTTCGTGCCGACGGCAACTGGCTGGCGGGCCGGCGCCGGGACCGGTTTTCCGGCCATGAGCCTAAGCTACAACCCGGCCCTCGGCTGGCATACGGATATCCAGGCGGGGCCATATTCCGCGATGGGGTACTGGGGCGGCCTCGGGCAATCTATGATTAGCGCCTTCAACCCGGCTATGATTTCCGGGCAGTTCCCCGGTATGATGGGCGGTTTTGCTCCTGTCTCCCTGGGCATGGCCCAGCCTTTGGCCAGCGGGTTTCCGGGCATGGCGGGAGGTCTGGGTATGACCAGCGCCATTGCCCCTTCCAGCGGGATGATGCAGCCCCGCATCGAACTGGCTGAAACAAACAGCGACGTCGTGGTTACTGCCGAATTACCCAATATCAATCCCAACAACCTGCAGTTGACCGTCACCGATGACTCTTTAAGCATTTCCGCCCTGGCCATTTCCGGCGGCATGACCACCAGCCTGCACCGGACCGTGGCCCTGCCGTGCTCGGTGCGGGCGGAGCATGTCGACGCCACCTACAGCAACGGTATCCTGGAAGCCCGACTGCCAAAATCCGACCTCACCGCCCGGCGGCGGGTCAAGGTCAACGTGACCGGGTAG
- a CDS encoding deoxyguanosinetriphosphate triphosphohydrolase, protein MLLRVEAEKREEAILSPLASLSSRTRGRQVPEEPCPIRTEYQRDRDRIIHCKAFRRLKHKTQVFIAPEGDHYRTRLTHTLEVAQISRTIARALRLNEDLAEAIALGHDLGHTPFGHSGEEALNEVVPGGFKHNLQSLRVVEVLEGGRGLNLTWEVRDGIAHHTGPVKPQTLEGQIICYADRIAYINHDIDDALRAGIITQEQLPADCLKILGRTHRQRIDTMVTDIIRYSWEQGRIAMSPAVQQATDNLRDFLFKNVYIGSPAKVEEGKAKNLLKQLYFYYLEHPEALPAPVHPGDDLARRACDYIAGMTDRYAILQYIRLFVPAGFPS, encoded by the coding sequence ATGCTCCTGCGGGTAGAAGCTGAAAAGCGGGAAGAAGCCATCTTGAGCCCCCTAGCGAGTTTAAGCAGCCGTACCAGGGGCCGTCAAGTACCGGAGGAGCCCTGCCCCATTCGTACCGAATACCAGCGTGACCGCGACCGGATTATCCACTGCAAAGCCTTCCGGCGCCTGAAGCATAAAACCCAGGTTTTTATCGCCCCGGAGGGGGACCATTACCGCACCCGCCTGACCCACACCCTGGAGGTAGCCCAGATCAGCCGCACCATTGCCCGCGCCCTGCGCCTCAATGAAGACCTGGCCGAGGCCATTGCCCTGGGCCACGACCTGGGCCATACCCCCTTCGGCCACTCCGGCGAAGAAGCCTTAAACGAAGTGGTGCCGGGGGGGTTTAAGCACAACCTGCAGAGCCTGCGGGTGGTAGAAGTCCTGGAAGGCGGCCGCGGCCTTAACCTCACCTGGGAAGTCCGGGACGGCATTGCCCACCATACCGGCCCGGTCAAACCCCAGACCCTGGAAGGCCAGATTATCTGCTATGCCGACCGCATTGCCTACATCAACCATGATATTGACGACGCCCTGCGGGCCGGCATCATCACCCAGGAGCAGCTCCCGGCTGATTGTTTAAAAATCCTGGGCCGTACCCACCGCCAGCGCATCGATACCATGGTGACGGATATAATCCGTTACAGCTGGGAGCAGGGCCGCATTGCCATGAGCCCGGCGGTCCAACAAGCTACGGATAACTTACGCGACTTTCTTTTTAAAAATGTCTATATCGGCTCCCCGGCCAAAGTGGAGGAAGGCAAGGCCAAGAATCTCTTAAAACAACTCTACTTTTACTACCTGGAGCACCCGGAAGCACTGCCCGCACCCGTCCATCCAGGTGATGACCTGGCCCGGCGGGCCTGCGACTATATTGCCGGCATGACTGACCGTTATGCCATCCTGCAGTATATCCGGCTCTTTGTCCCTGCGGGTTTTCCTTCCTGA
- a CDS encoding DUF523 domain-containing protein, which translates to MAKILVSACLAGEKCKYSGGHNLVPPIAELVRRGKAVPVCPEALGGLTIPRPPAEIRGGDGYDVLAGRARVLDKEGQDVTAAFLRGAAATLAKAREIAAELVVLKEKSPSCGSKLIYDGTFSGTARPGTGVTAALLQQHGFKVISEGEFAFKDSKFGSEDIAP; encoded by the coding sequence ATGGCTAAAATCCTGGTCAGCGCCTGCCTGGCGGGCGAAAAGTGTAAATACAGCGGCGGTCACAACCTGGTGCCGCCCATTGCCGAACTGGTGCGCCGGGGTAAGGCCGTGCCTGTCTGCCCGGAAGCCCTGGGGGGCTTAACCATCCCCCGCCCGCCGGCGGAAATCCGGGGCGGCGACGGGTATGATGTCCTGGCCGGCAGAGCCCGGGTGCTGGATAAAGAAGGCCAGGATGTAACGGCTGCCTTCCTCCGCGGTGCGGCGGCCACCCTGGCTAAGGCCCGGGAGATCGCTGCCGAGCTGGTAGTTTTGAAAGAAAAAAGCCCCTCCTGCGGCAGTAAATTAATCTATGACGGTACCTTTAGCGGCACTGCCCGCCCCGGCACCGGCGTAACAGCGGCCCTTTTGCAGCAGCACGGTTTCAAGGTAATAAGTGAGGGGGAGTTTGCTTTTAAAGACAGCAAATTCGGTAGCGAGGACATCGCTCCATGA
- the dnaG gene encoding DNA primase gives MTTAFSQEVIDEVKDRVDIVEIIGSYVRLKKSGRNYVGLCPFHKEKTPSFTVSPDKQMFYCFGCGAGGDVFAFLMKQDGLSFPEAVRTLAARVGIDLAGTGESPAARREREWKERLYQLGAIAASFYYRLLMRHPVAAPARLYLQRRGVKGETARLFELGYAPDTGTALVDYLRRQGFTPQEIDQAGLSASRPPGGTADRFRGRLMFPIKDSRGRVIGFGGRILSEGQPKYLNSPETALFHKGRHLYGLHLALPGIRRKGQAILVEGYMDMIAAWQHGIDNVVASLGTALTAEQARELKKYAREVIIAYDADTAGEAATLRGLDILAAAGLQVRVLQLPAGKDPDEFLAARGTAAFQELVKESQGLMEFRINKAVAEHDPTRPLGRKAIMAAVLPYLQQVKDAVEQEAYVRLLSRRTGISEAAILRALHQAPAGPGRTGRAIEKAGKKEGPSPGERARNQGELFLLQAYLTSPRLAASIDGELGEDWGESPATRSLAAFIREKRREAPELAGPDLARVLTGRGVPEWDALIARLTLAGGLGPVQERAVKKAIILYRLLQLQKQEREIRLALARAESSGATGRVQELQEQIFHLQQTIKAIKSGRGE, from the coding sequence ATGACAACCGCCTTCAGCCAGGAAGTGATCGATGAGGTAAAGGACAGGGTAGATATCGTCGAAATCATCGGCAGCTATGTCCGGCTAAAAAAGAGCGGCCGCAATTACGTCGGTCTTTGCCCTTTTCATAAAGAAAAGACGCCCTCCTTCACCGTCAGTCCCGATAAGCAGATGTTTTACTGTTTTGGCTGCGGTGCGGGCGGCGATGTCTTTGCTTTCTTGATGAAGCAAGATGGCCTCAGCTTTCCCGAAGCAGTAAGAACCCTGGCCGCCAGGGTGGGGATCGACCTGGCCGGTACCGGCGAATCGCCGGCTGCCAGGCGCGAGCGGGAATGGAAAGAACGCCTGTACCAGCTGGGGGCAATAGCTGCCAGCTTTTATTATCGCCTTCTCATGCGCCACCCGGTGGCAGCCCCGGCCCGCTTATATCTCCAGCGGCGGGGGGTGAAGGGAGAAACGGCGCGGCTCTTTGAACTGGGTTATGCCCCGGATACGGGAACGGCTCTGGTAGATTACCTGCGGCGCCAGGGTTTCACACCCCAGGAGATTGACCAGGCGGGCCTGAGCGCCTCCCGGCCGCCCGGTGGGACGGCCGACCGTTTCCGGGGGCGGCTCATGTTTCCCATCAAAGACAGCCGCGGCCGGGTCATAGGCTTTGGCGGCCGAATCTTAAGTGAGGGGCAGCCCAAGTATTTAAATTCCCCCGAGACAGCTTTATTTCACAAGGGCCGGCACCTCTACGGCCTGCACCTGGCCCTGCCGGGTATTCGCCGGAAAGGCCAGGCCATCCTCGTCGAAGGCTATATGGATATGATCGCCGCCTGGCAGCATGGTATTGATAATGTGGTCGCCTCCCTGGGGACGGCCTTAACCGCGGAGCAGGCGCGGGAGTTGAAAAAATACGCCCGGGAAGTAATCATCGCCTACGACGCTGATACTGCGGGGGAAGCCGCCACCTTGAGGGGCCTGGACATCCTGGCCGCGGCCGGCCTCCAGGTGCGCGTCCTGCAGCTCCCGGCAGGCAAGGACCCCGATGAATTTTTAGCCGCCCGGGGAACAGCAGCCTTCCAGGAGCTGGTAAAAGAAAGCCAGGGCCTGATGGAATTTCGCATCAATAAAGCCGTAGCCGAACACGACCCCACCCGGCCCCTGGGCCGGAAAGCCATTATGGCCGCCGTTCTCCCTTACCTCCAGCAGGTAAAGGACGCCGTCGAGCAGGAAGCCTATGTCCGGCTTTTGAGCCGCCGTACGGGGATATCCGAGGCAGCCATCCTGAGAGCGCTGCACCAGGCGCCGGCCGGGCCGGGGAGGACAGGGAGAGCCATAGAAAAGGCGGGAAAGAAGGAAGGCCCGTCGCCGGGAGAACGGGCCAGGAACCAGGGGGAGCTGTTTTTACTCCAGGCTTACTTAACCAGCCCCCGGCTGGCCGCCAGCATTGACGGCGAACTGGGAGAAGACTGGGGTGAGAGCCCGGCGACGCGGAGCCTGGCTGCCTTTATCCGGGAAAAGCGCCGGGAAGCCCCGGAACTGGCCGGCCCGGACTTGGCCCGGGTTTTAACTGGCCGGGGGGTGCCGGAATGGGACGCCCTTATTGCCCGGCTCACCCTGGCCGGCGGCCTGGGGCCCGTCCAGGAGCGGGCCGTCAAGAAAGCAATCATCCTTTACAGGCTCCTGCAGCTGCAAAAACAGGAAAGGGAAATAAGACTCGCCCTGGCCCGGGCGGAAAGCAGCGGCGCCACCGGCCGGGTCCAGGAACTCCAGGAGCAAATCTTTCACCTGCAGCAGACGATCAAAGCGATAAAATCCGGAAGGGGGGAGTAG
- the garR gene encoding 2-hydroxy-3-oxopropionate reductase, with product MMSKIGFIGLGIMGKPMSKNLIRAGYQLVVYDIVEEAVTEVVAAGAEPAGSPREVAERCDKFITMLPNSPQVKEVVLGDNGIIESARPGSILIDMSSIDPMVTREIAARLKEKGIRMLDAPVSGGEPKAIDGTLSIMVGGRQEDFDECYDILKAMGASVVRVGDIGAGNVTKLANQIIVALNIAAISEALVLATKAGVDPDLVYQAIRGGLAGSTVLDAKAPLVMARKFNPGFRINLHIKDLANALSAGHEVGVPLPLTATVMEILQALKVDGLGDADHGAIIRFYEKLAQVEVKKPAN from the coding sequence ATAATGAGTAAAATCGGGTTTATCGGTCTCGGCATCATGGGCAAGCCCATGAGCAAAAACCTCATCAGGGCAGGCTACCAGCTGGTTGTTTATGACATCGTTGAAGAGGCTGTCACGGAAGTAGTTGCAGCCGGGGCGGAACCCGCCGGTTCTCCCCGGGAGGTGGCCGAGCGGTGCGACAAATTTATTACCATGCTCCCCAATTCGCCCCAGGTAAAGGAAGTAGTCCTGGGAGACAACGGGATAATCGAAAGTGCGCGGCCGGGTTCCATCCTTATCGATATGAGCTCGATAGACCCCATGGTTACCAGGGAAATTGCCGCCAGGTTAAAAGAAAAAGGCATAAGGATGCTGGATGCACCGGTCAGCGGGGGCGAGCCGAAAGCCATAGACGGCACTTTGTCGATTATGGTGGGAGGACGGCAGGAAGACTTTGATGAATGCTATGATATTTTAAAGGCCATGGGGGCCTCGGTGGTAAGGGTCGGCGACATCGGCGCCGGTAATGTCACCAAACTGGCCAACCAGATCATTGTCGCCCTGAACATTGCCGCCATATCCGAGGCCCTGGTCCTGGCCACCAAAGCAGGGGTGGACCCGGACCTCGTCTACCAGGCTATCCGCGGCGGGCTGGCGGGGAGTACAGTCCTTGATGCCAAAGCCCCCCTGGTAATGGCAAGAAAATTTAATCCCGGTTTCCGGATCAACCTGCACATCAAAGACCTGGCCAACGCGCTGTCTGCCGGGCATGAGGTGGGAGTACCCCTGCCCCTGACCGCGACAGTCATGGAAATTCTCCAGGCCCTCAAGGTTGACGGCCTGGGCGATGCCGACCATGGTGCCATCATCCGCTTCTATGAGAAGCTGGCCCAGGTAGAAGTGAAAAAGCCGGCAAACTAA
- the rd gene encoding rubredoxin has translation MGKWSCTACGYVYDPAEGDTAGGIAPGTPFEDLPEDWVCPNCGLGKENFEPL, from the coding sequence ATGGGCAAATGGTCCTGTACAGCCTGCGGCTATGTCTATGACCCGGCAGAAGGCGACACAGCCGGCGGTATTGCCCCGGGGACGCCCTTTGAAGACCTGCCCGAGGACTGGGTCTGCCCTAACTGCGGCCTGGGCAAAGAAAACTTTGAACCCCTGTAG
- the rnhA gene encoding ribonuclease HI translates to MKEVTIYTDGACSGNPGPGGWGVVLIYGGKRKEISGAEARTTNQRMEITAAIAALKALKEPCRVRLYSDSAYLVNAFRQGWLDRWQRNGWQTVKKEPVENQDLWRELLRLTARHRVEWLKVKGHSDNAENNRCDELARAAIARLLKQEFPS, encoded by the coding sequence ATGAAAGAAGTAACCATCTACACCGACGGCGCCTGTTCCGGTAACCCCGGTCCCGGGGGCTGGGGCGTCGTGCTGATCTACGGTGGTAAACGTAAAGAGATTTCCGGGGCTGAGGCCCGGACCACCAACCAGCGCATGGAGATCACCGCGGCCATCGCCGCCCTGAAGGCCCTGAAGGAGCCCTGCCGCGTCCGCCTCTACAGCGACAGCGCCTATCTCGTCAACGCCTTTCGCCAGGGGTGGCTGGACCGCTGGCAGAGGAACGGCTGGCAGACGGTCAAAAAAGAACCGGTGGAAAACCAGGACCTGTGGCGGGAACTGCTGCGGCTTACCGCCCGCCACCGGGTGGAATGGTTGAAGGTCAAGGGCCACAGCGATAATGCCGAAAATAACCGCTGCGACGAGCTGGCTCGGGCTGCAATTGCCCGGCTGCTAAAGCAGGAATTTCCATCTTGA
- a CDS encoding flavodoxin family protein, with protein MLIVGINGSPKKEGNTAFLVREGLAAAAAAGAATALIHIAEALADQKIPYCTQCSSPCQGACSRNNRLGEAYDLLRRADGILIGSPVYFGSVSAQLKAFWDKSRILRKEKALYNVVGAGVTVGGSRFGGQETTLKALFDMMLIQGMMIVGDGFSEADCGHQGSCGQAPAHSDDFAVARVRLTGKRLAEVAAATTTLRQHRG; from the coding sequence ATGTTAATAGTTGGCATCAACGGCAGCCCCAAAAAAGAAGGCAACACCGCCTTCCTGGTGCGGGAAGGGCTGGCGGCGGCCGCTGCCGCCGGGGCGGCGACGGCCCTGATCCATATAGCCGAGGCCCTGGCGGACCAGAAGATCCCTTACTGCACCCAATGCAGCAGTCCCTGCCAGGGGGCCTGTTCCCGCAACAACCGCCTGGGGGAAGCCTATGACCTCCTGCGGCGGGCCGACGGGATCCTCATAGGCAGCCCGGTTTATTTCGGCAGCGTCTCGGCCCAGCTCAAGGCCTTCTGGGATAAAAGCCGTATCTTACGCAAAGAAAAGGCCCTGTATAACGTCGTCGGTGCCGGGGTTACCGTGGGCGGCAGCCGTTTTGGCGGCCAGGAAACGACCCTGAAGGCCCTTTTTGACATGATGCTCATCCAGGGCATGATGATTGTCGGCGACGGCTTTAGTGAGGCCGACTGTGGCCACCAGGGCAGCTGCGGCCAGGCCCCGGCCCACAGCGACGATTTTGCCGTTGCCAGGGTACGCCTTACGGGTAAGCGCCTGGCCGAGGTAGCGGCGGCCACCACAACCTTACGCCAGCACCGCGGCTAG
- the ilvB gene encoding biosynthetic-type acetolactate synthase large subunit: MLVAEVLVKILESEGVEAAFGIPGASITPVYKYLARSEKIRHYTARHEEGAAHAADGYTRASGKIACCIVTSGPGATNLVTGLYNAQIDSIPMVAITGQNTRSQLGKEAFQCVDIVNTVRPYVKGAWCVTEPARAPGIIREAFRLARSGRPGPVLIDLPLDVQTTDIPYDPELDAPLPWDKPKPHQKQIEKAIEMILASKSPIILAGGGVIIAGATRELLELAEYLSLPVATTYMGKGGMPPDHPLYCGQVGIQCNTPFGNKAFLQSDLVIGIGCRFNDRHTGNLDIYTRGRKFIHIDIEPTQIGRIINTDLGIVADAKLALAALLEVARAKSGKRLPQGWVARIPELRAQTGRRLEYDNIPIKPQRVFHEINEMLGQDTIFTVGCGVVQIWSGQFQKIWRPRYYLPAGGAGTLGYEIPAAVGAKIANPAARVCAIVGDGGFTFQGEALAMACQYGVPIIVVIVNNGYLGLIRQNQAQNYGYEYAVELWYGDGKIDFIQVAEGYGARGERVTRPEGIKPALERAMHSDVPYVLDIIVARTTLCSMGTSIDAIKEYE, encoded by the coding sequence ATGCTTGTGGCTGAAGTTCTCGTAAAAATATTGGAAAGCGAAGGCGTTGAGGCTGCTTTTGGGATACCGGGTGCCAGCATTACGCCGGTGTATAAGTATTTGGCCCGGTCTGAAAAAATAAGGCATTACACGGCAAGACATGAAGAGGGCGCAGCCCATGCCGCCGACGGCTACACCAGGGCCAGCGGGAAGATCGCCTGCTGTATTGTTACCTCGGGACCCGGGGCGACCAACCTGGTTACCGGGCTGTACAACGCCCAAATAGATTCCATACCTATGGTGGCGATCACCGGCCAGAATACCCGTTCCCAGCTTGGTAAAGAGGCTTTCCAGTGCGTCGATATAGTAAATACGGTACGGCCTTATGTTAAAGGCGCCTGGTGCGTTACCGAACCGGCCAGGGCGCCGGGTATCATCAGGGAGGCCTTCCGCCTGGCCAGGTCGGGCAGGCCGGGTCCTGTTCTTATCGACTTACCCCTGGATGTCCAGACAACTGATATACCTTATGATCCGGAGCTGGACGCTCCTCTGCCATGGGATAAGCCCAAACCGCACCAGAAACAGATAGAGAAAGCTATAGAGATGATTTTAGCCAGCAAATCCCCCATTATCCTTGCCGGCGGCGGGGTGATCATAGCAGGAGCTACCAGAGAGCTTTTAGAGTTAGCCGAGTACCTTTCCCTGCCGGTTGCAACTACCTATATGGGCAAGGGCGGCATGCCTCCCGACCATCCTCTTTACTGCGGCCAGGTAGGGATCCAGTGCAATACACCGTTTGGCAATAAGGCCTTCCTGCAATCGGACCTCGTCATTGGCATCGGCTGCCGGTTTAATGACCGGCATACAGGCAACCTTGACATCTATACCCGGGGGCGGAAGTTTATCCATATCGATATAGAACCAACCCAGATAGGCCGCATCATTAACACCGATCTGGGCATAGTCGCCGATGCCAAACTGGCACTGGCGGCGCTGCTGGAAGTGGCGCGAGCGAAATCCGGGAAAAGGCTGCCCCAGGGCTGGGTAGCCAGGATACCGGAGCTCAGGGCACAAACCGGGCGCCGGCTGGAATACGACAATATTCCCATTAAGCCCCAGAGGGTTTTTCACGAAATAAACGAAATGTTGGGGCAAGACACGATTTTTACGGTCGGTTGCGGCGTTGTCCAGATCTGGTCGGGGCAATTCCAGAAAATATGGCGGCCCAGGTACTACCTCCCTGCGGGAGGAGCGGGGACGCTGGGTTATGAAATCCCGGCGGCCGTAGGTGCCAAAATAGCGAATCCTGCTGCCCGGGTTTGTGCCATCGTAGGTGACGGCGGCTTTACCTTTCAGGGCGAAGCCCTGGCCATGGCCTGCCAGTATGGTGTGCCAATTATCGTCGTAATAGTGAACAACGGCTACCTGGGCCTTATCCGCCAAAACCAGGCCCAGAATTATGGCTATGAATATGCCGTAGAACTGTGGTACGGTGACGGGAAAATAGATTTTATCCAGGTTGCGGAAGGATACGGTGCCAGGGGCGAGAGGGTAACGCGACCGGAGGGAATAAAACCGGCGCTGGAGAGGGCAATGCACTCCGACGTGCCATATGTGCTTGATATAATTGTTGCGAGAACGACATTGTGCTCTATGGGTACCAGTATTGACGCCATCAAGGAATACGAATGA
- a CDS encoding carbonic anhydrase — translation MPSCRACVLTCMDFRIQAGVANWLQQKGLAGKYDYLSLPGASRNFLSEGKINLVEDSYRLHHIMEVYLIHHEDCGAYNLGHLPVEEQLARQRQDMETAARILKERHPELKVCLAFLYLDGRMVELA, via the coding sequence ATGCCTAGCTGCCGGGCTTGTGTCTTAACCTGCATGGATTTCCGCATCCAGGCAGGAGTTGCAAATTGGTTGCAACAGAAGGGGTTGGCCGGGAAGTACGATTATCTCTCCCTTCCCGGCGCCAGCCGCAATTTCCTCAGTGAGGGTAAAATAAACCTGGTCGAGGATTCTTACCGGCTCCATCACATAATGGAAGTATATTTAATTCACCACGAAGACTGCGGCGCTTACAACTTGGGCCACCTGCCCGTGGAAGAGCAGCTGGCCCGCCAGCGCCAGGATATGGAAACAGCTGCCAGGATATTAAAAGAACGCCATCCGGAACTGAAAGTATGCCTTGCTTTTCTCTACCTAGATGGCCGCATGGTAGAATTAGCATAA
- a CDS encoding SDH family Clp fold serine proteinase, translating to MPIGRAERLPLLEQIEAERQAAVICYFTGDRENLGTRIAPDVIRVFYRHLLALGPRPRLDLFLYTRGGDVLTPWRLVNLLREFTQYLSVLVPFRAASAGTLLCLGANEIVMGSLGELGPIDPSVANAFNPEDPHNPVARLPVSVEDVMAYLSLAREIAGLESEGSLAGVFNRLVDKVHPLALGNVHRNYALIRSLARKLLELHMPGEERDRVEDIIKNLTQRLYAHNHMISRREAVQDIKLHVTAPSARLEDLMWQLYLDYEADLKLLEPFNPAALLKPQEYSVEFEATGGIIESIPCLDAFVFNGTITRESQPREGAPPVNVTFTRQGWRQLI from the coding sequence ATACCCATCGGAAGGGCCGAGCGCCTGCCGCTTTTAGAACAGATCGAAGCTGAACGCCAGGCGGCCGTTATCTGCTATTTTACCGGCGACCGGGAAAACCTGGGTACCCGCATAGCTCCCGACGTTATCCGGGTTTTTTACCGCCACCTCCTGGCTTTAGGGCCGCGGCCCAGGCTCGATCTCTTCCTTTATACCCGCGGCGGCGATGTCCTGACCCCCTGGCGCCTGGTGAACCTGCTGCGGGAATTTACCCAATACCTGAGTGTCCTGGTGCCCTTTCGCGCTGCCAGCGCCGGTACTCTCCTTTGCCTGGGGGCCAATGAGATCGTCATGGGTTCCCTGGGTGAGCTGGGGCCCATCGATCCCAGTGTGGCCAATGCCTTTAACCCGGAGGATCCCCATAACCCGGTGGCCCGCCTGCCGGTCAGCGTGGAAGATGTCATGGCCTACCTTTCCCTGGCCCGGGAGATTGCCGGCCTGGAAAGTGAAGGGAGCCTGGCCGGGGTGTTTAACCGCCTGGTGGACAAAGTTCACCCCCTGGCCCTGGGCAATGTGCACCGCAACTACGCCCTGATCCGTTCCCTGGCCAGGAAGTTGCTGGAGCTGCACATGCCGGGTGAGGAGCGGGATCGCGTTGAAGATATCATCAAGAACCTGACGCAAAGGCTCTATGCCCACAACCACATGATTTCCCGGCGGGAGGCCGTGCAGGACATCAAGCTCCATGTTACCGCACCCTCAGCCAGGCTGGAAGACCTCATGTGGCAGCTCTACCTCGACTATGAAGCTGATTTAAAGCTCCTGGAACCCTTTAACCCGGCCGCCCTCTTAAAACCCCAGGAATACTCGGTGGAATTTGAGGCTACCGGCGGCATCATTGAAAGTATCCCCTGCCTGGACGCCTTCGTCTTTAACGGCACTATAACCAGGGAAAGCCAGCCCCGGGAAGGCGCCCCGCCGGTTAACGTCACCTTTACCCGCCAGGGCTGGCGCCAGTTGATTTGA
- the hyi gene encoding hydroxypyruvate isomerase codes for MPKFAANLTMLFTELPFLERFNAARKAGFRAVEFLFPYEYAINDIKSLLAENSLQVVLFNLPAGNWAAGERGIAADPGRKEEFRDGVRQAINWAGQLNVSRLNCLAGKVNPAFSQEEHWQALVDNVHYAAQVLAEYDLKLMVEPINHYDVPGFFLNTTRQALQLINDVNMPNVYLQYDLYHAQKEEGNLTVTLRENIQKIGHIQIADNPGRHQPGTGEINYPFLLREIDSLGYEGYVSLEYIPEPDTLSSLGWLTAYGYTLR; via the coding sequence ATGCCGAAGTTCGCCGCCAATTTAACGATGCTGTTTACCGAATTGCCCTTCCTGGAACGCTTTAATGCCGCCCGTAAAGCCGGGTTTAGAGCGGTAGAGTTCCTTTTCCCTTACGAATATGCCATAAACGATATCAAAAGTTTACTTGCAGAAAACAGCCTCCAGGTAGTGCTGTTCAACCTTCCCGCCGGTAACTGGGCAGCCGGTGAGCGCGGCATTGCGGCCGACCCCGGGCGGAAAGAAGAGTTCCGCGACGGCGTCAGGCAGGCAATTAACTGGGCCGGGCAACTCAATGTCTCGCGCTTGAACTGCCTGGCGGGCAAAGTGAATCCAGCGTTCTCTCAGGAAGAGCACTGGCAGGCACTGGTAGATAATGTCCACTATGCAGCGCAAGTCCTGGCTGAATACGATTTAAAACTGATGGTAGAACCCATTAATCATTATGACGTTCCGGGCTTTTTCCTTAACACCACGCGCCAGGCCCTGCAACTGATCAACGATGTAAACATGCCCAATGTCTACCTGCAATATGACCTTTACCATGCCCAGAAAGAAGAAGGCAATTTAACGGTTACCTTGCGTGAAAACATTCAAAAGATAGGACACATCCAGATTGCCGACAACCCCGGCCGGCATCAGCCGGGCACGGGCGAGATAAATTATCCTTTCTTGCTGCGGGAGATCGATAGCCTGGGGTATGAAGGCTACGTATCCCTGGAATATATTCCCGAGCCGGATACGCTAAGTTCTTTAGGCTGGCTTACAGCTTATGGTTACACCTTGAGGTAA